A window from Flavobacterium sp. 83 encodes these proteins:
- a CDS encoding RNA-binding protein, which translates to MNIFVGSLPFSIEEADLRESFEAYGAVDSVKIITDKFTGRSKGFGFVEMTNDDEAQKAIDELNGATVQGRAIVVNKSEPKPEGERRSFNNNSRGGDSRGGYGGGNSRGGDNRGGGNRGGY; encoded by the coding sequence ATGAATATTTTTGTTGGAAGTCTTCCATTCAGTATTGAGGAAGCAGATTTAAGAGAGTCTTTCGAGGCTTACGGAGCAGTTGATTCAGTTAAAATCATTACTGATAAATTTACTGGAAGAAGTAAAGGATTTGGTTTTGTTGAAATGACAAACGATGACGAAGCTCAAAAAGCAATTGATGAATTGAACGGAGCTACTGTTCAAGGACGTGCAATTGTAGTAAACAAATCTGAGCCAAAACCAGAAGGTGAAAGAAGAAGTTTTAACAATAACAGTCGTGGTGGAGATTCACGCGGTGGTTATGGTGGTGGAAACAGCCGTGGTGGAGATAACCGTGGTGGTGGAAACAGAGGAGGATATTAA
- the leuD gene encoding 3-isopropylmalate dehydratase small subunit, with protein sequence MAYDKFNILTSSAVPLPIENVDTDQIIPARFLKATKREAFGDNLFRDWRYNGDDTPKADFVLNDATYSGKILVGGKNFGSGSSREHAAWAVYDYGFRAVVSSFFADIFKGNCLNIGVLPVQVSPEFAETIFNAIEADPKTELEINLPEQTITLKTTGQKESFDISGYKKDNMINGFDDIDYLQNIKEDIVGFANTLPY encoded by the coding sequence ATGGCATACGATAAATTTAATATCCTTACGAGTAGTGCAGTGCCACTACCAATAGAAAATGTGGATACCGATCAAATTATCCCAGCACGTTTCTTGAAAGCTACTAAACGTGAAGCTTTTGGAGACAATCTTTTCAGAGACTGGAGATACAACGGAGATGATACTCCAAAAGCAGATTTCGTATTGAATGACGCAACTTACAGTGGAAAAATATTAGTAGGCGGAAAAAACTTTGGTTCGGGTTCATCAAGAGAGCACGCAGCTTGGGCAGTTTACGATTACGGATTCCGTGCAGTTGTTTCTAGTTTTTTTGCAGATATCTTCAAAGGAAATTGCTTAAACATTGGTGTTTTACCAGTTCAAGTAAGCCCTGAATTTGCTGAAACAATCTTCAATGCTATTGAAGCTGATCCAAAAACAGAATTGGAAATCAATCTTCCAGAACAAACCATTACATTAAAAACAACTGGTCAAAAAGAATCTTTTGATATCTCTGGATATAAAAAAGACAATATGATCAACGGTTTTGATGATATTGATTATTTGCAAAATATCAAAGAAGACATTGTTGGGTTTGCCAATACCCTTCCTTACTAA
- the leuB gene encoding 3-isopropylmalate dehydrogenase, producing the protein MKFNIALLAGDGIGPEVINEAVKVSDAIAKKFNHEINWTPALTGACAIDAVGVPYPDETHEICMAADAVLFGAIGHPKYDNDPSAPVRPEQGLLLMRKKLGLFANVRPTFTFPSLIDNSPLKRERIEGTDLIFLRELTGGIYFGEKGRKDDGETAFDTCTYTRAEVKRLAKKGFELAMTRSKKLCCVDKANVLETSRLWRETVQAMEKEYPEVTVSYEFVDAVAMRLVQWPNSYDVLITENLFGDILTDEASVISGSMGLMPSASVGEHTSLYEPIHGSYPQATGLNIANPLATVLSAAMMFEDAFGLKEEAEAIRAVVNKSLEQGIVTEDLAGKDAKAYKTSEVGDWLVANL; encoded by the coding sequence ATGAAATTTAACATAGCCCTTTTAGCCGGTGACGGAATTGGACCAGAAGTAATCAATGAAGCTGTAAAAGTTTCGGATGCTATTGCAAAAAAATTTAACCATGAAATCAACTGGACCCCGGCTCTTACAGGAGCTTGTGCTATTGATGCCGTTGGAGTTCCTTATCCTGATGAAACGCATGAAATTTGTATGGCTGCCGATGCAGTTCTATTCGGAGCTATTGGGCACCCAAAATACGATAACGACCCAAGTGCCCCTGTAAGACCAGAACAAGGTTTATTGTTAATGCGTAAAAAATTAGGTTTATTTGCTAATGTACGTCCTACATTTACTTTCCCATCTTTGATTGACAACTCTCCATTAAAAAGAGAACGCATAGAAGGAACTGACTTAATTTTCCTTAGAGAACTTACCGGAGGAATTTATTTTGGTGAAAAAGGAAGAAAAGACGATGGTGAAACCGCTTTTGATACTTGTACGTACACAAGAGCTGAAGTAAAACGTTTAGCAAAAAAAGGTTTTGAACTTGCTATGACACGTTCAAAAAAATTGTGTTGTGTTGATAAAGCAAACGTATTGGAAACTTCTCGTTTGTGGAGAGAAACAGTACAAGCTATGGAAAAAGAATATCCTGAAGTAACGGTGAGTTATGAATTCGTTGATGCTGTAGCGATGCGTTTAGTTCAATGGCCAAACTCTTATGACGTATTGATTACAGAAAACTTATTTGGAGATATATTAACAGATGAAGCTTCTGTGATATCTGGCTCTATGGGATTAATGCCATCAGCATCAGTAGGAGAACATACATCATTATATGAACCTATTCACGGTTCATATCCACAAGCAACAGGATTAAACATTGCTAATCCATTAGCGACAGTATTATCTGCAGCAATGATGTTTGAAGATGCTTTTGGATTAAAAGAAGAAGCAGAAGCGATTAGAGCAGTAGTAAACAAATCATTGGAACAAGGAATTGTAACAGAGGATTTAGCCGGAAAAGATGCTAAAGCGTATAAAACTAGCGAAGTTGGTGACTGGTTAGTTGCAAATTTGTAA
- the rimM gene encoding ribosome maturation factor RimM (Essential for efficient processing of 16S rRNA) produces the protein MRKEDCFYLGKIAKKFSFKGEVLAYLDTDEPELYENLESVFVECNKHLVPFFIENSSLHKNDFLRIRFEDMNTEEDADAIIGNAIYLPLNMLPKLTGNKFYFHEVIGFEVEDKRLGVVGKIESINDTTAQPLFEVLNGDVEILIPMIDHFLIKIDRENKKVVMDLPEGLIEMYL, from the coding sequence ATGCGTAAAGAAGATTGTTTCTATTTAGGTAAAATCGCTAAAAAATTTAGTTTCAAAGGAGAAGTTCTTGCCTATTTAGACACGGACGAACCTGAGTTATACGAAAACTTGGAATCAGTGTTTGTTGAATGCAACAAACACTTGGTTCCTTTTTTTATTGAAAATAGTTCGCTACACAAAAACGACTTTCTTAGAATTCGTTTTGAAGATATGAATACCGAAGAAGATGCTGATGCTATTATAGGCAACGCCATTTATCTTCCCTTAAATATGTTGCCAAAACTTACCGGCAATAAATTCTACTTCCATGAAGTTATTGGTTTTGAAGTCGAAGACAAACGCTTAGGCGTTGTTGGAAAAATTGAATCCATAAATGACACTACCGCCCAACCTCTTTTTGAAGTTTTAAACGGTGATGTAGAAATTCTCATTCCCATGATTGATCATTTCTTGATAAAAATCGACAGAGAAAACAAAAAAGTCGTTATGGATTTACCAGAAGGATTGATCGAAATGTACCTATAA
- a CDS encoding DUF6252 family protein: MKKYFLFVAVIFSLVSCQEDVSFNNPSLQGLKDNVFWRAVQSNAIKYPDGSLLIEAYTSNEILSLKVNSTIAKTYFLGTSDSKKVTYVLTDVTGSMITFSTGFGIGDGQIVITEYDTVNNTVTGTFKFNAVNIYNNPLAGQILNYQQGVFYKVPVSLVQ, translated from the coding sequence ATGAAAAAATATTTTTTGTTTGTTGCTGTGATTTTTTCTTTAGTTTCTTGTCAGGAAGATGTTAGTTTTAATAATCCTTCTTTGCAGGGCTTGAAAGACAATGTGTTTTGGAGGGCCGTTCAGTCCAACGCAATAAAATATCCTGATGGATCTTTGCTTATTGAAGCGTATACTAGCAATGAAATTTTATCTTTAAAGGTTAATTCTACTATAGCCAAAACTTATTTTTTAGGGACTAGCGATTCTAAAAAAGTAACCTATGTTTTAACTGATGTTACAGGTAGTATGATTACTTTTTCTACAGGTTTTGGTATTGGAGATGGTCAAATTGTTATTACGGAATATGATACTGTGAACAATACGGTTACTGGAACATTTAAATTTAATGCAGTAAATATTTATAATAATCCGTTAGCTGGCCAAATTTTAAATTATCAACAGGGTGTTTTTTATAAAGTTCCTGTGTCACTTGTTCAATAA
- a CDS encoding alpha-isopropylmalate synthase regulatory domain-containing protein, whose amino-acid sequence MEKRKIEIMDTTLRDGEQTSGVSFSAAEKLTIAQLLLEELNIDRIEIASARVSEGEFQGVKGIMTWANEKEYSNRIEVLTFVDGGLSIEWMKKTGAKVQNLLTKGSLNHLTHQLKKTPEQHFTEIAQAIALAQENNIETNVYLEDWSNGMRNSPEYVFQYLDFLTKQPIKRVLLPDTLGVLIPSETFEFISKIIARYPNTHFDFHAHNDYDLSIANVMEAVKAGIQGLHVTVNGMGERAGNAPLESTVAVINDFLPEIKISVKESSLYSVSKLVETFTGYRIPANKPIVGDNVFTQTAGIHADGDNKNNLYFNDLLPERFGRKRKYALGKTSGKANIEKNLQELGLKLNPEDLKLVTQRIIELGDKKETVTKEDLPYIISDVLDSQTYEEKIVVESYVLVHAKGMRPSTTLCLKIDGEVIEEHAQGDGQFDAFMNALAKIYKSKKMELPKLIDYAVRIPPGSSSDALCETIITWTNHGKEFKTRGLDSDQTVAAIIATQKMLNVVTAQ is encoded by the coding sequence ATGGAAAAAAGAAAAATTGAAATAATGGATACGACGCTCCGTGACGGTGAACAAACCTCGGGAGTATCATTTTCTGCTGCAGAAAAACTAACCATTGCACAATTGTTGCTGGAAGAATTAAATATTGATAGAATTGAAATTGCTTCGGCACGCGTAAGTGAAGGCGAATTTCAGGGAGTAAAAGGAATAATGACTTGGGCAAATGAGAAAGAATATTCTAACCGAATAGAAGTTCTAACCTTTGTTGACGGTGGACTTTCTATCGAATGGATGAAAAAAACTGGAGCTAAAGTCCAGAATTTACTAACCAAAGGTTCCTTAAACCATTTAACCCACCAACTAAAGAAAACGCCCGAGCAACATTTTACCGAAATTGCTCAAGCCATTGCATTAGCTCAAGAAAACAATATTGAGACCAATGTGTATTTAGAAGACTGGAGTAACGGAATGCGTAATTCACCTGAATATGTATTTCAATATTTAGACTTTTTGACGAAACAGCCTATAAAAAGAGTCTTACTTCCTGACACTTTAGGAGTTTTAATCCCTTCTGAAACTTTCGAATTTATTTCGAAAATTATAGCGCGATACCCAAATACCCATTTTGATTTTCATGCACACAACGACTACGATCTAAGTATTGCCAATGTAATGGAAGCTGTAAAAGCCGGTATTCAAGGACTTCACGTAACCGTAAACGGAATGGGAGAACGCGCTGGAAATGCACCATTGGAAAGTACCGTTGCTGTAATCAACGACTTTTTACCAGAAATAAAAATCAGCGTGAAAGAATCTTCTTTATACTCTGTGAGTAAATTGGTAGAAACGTTCACCGGTTATAGAATCCCAGCAAACAAACCTATTGTGGGTGACAACGTTTTTACTCAAACAGCAGGTATTCATGCTGATGGTGATAATAAAAATAATTTATATTTCAATGATTTACTTCCGGAACGTTTTGGAAGAAAACGAAAATATGCATTAGGAAAAACATCTGGCAAGGCAAATATTGAAAAAAATCTTCAGGAATTAGGGTTGAAATTAAATCCCGAAGATCTAAAATTAGTTACTCAACGCATCATTGAATTAGGTGACAAAAAAGAAACCGTTACCAAAGAAGACTTACCTTATATAATTTCTGATGTTTTAGACAGTCAGACTTATGAAGAGAAAATTGTGGTAGAATCCTATGTATTAGTTCATGCCAAGGGAATGCGCCCTTCGACTACCCTATGTTTAAAAATAGATGGTGAAGTAATCGAAGAACACGCTCAAGGTGATGGACAATTTGATGCTTTTATGAATGCTTTAGCAAAAATATATAAAAGTAAAAAAATGGAATTGCCTAAATTGATTGACTATGCTGTTCGAATTCCGCCAGGAAGTAGCTCTGATGCATTATGCGAAACCATAATTACATGGACTAATCATGGAAAAGAATTTAAAACGAGAGGATTAGATTCAGACCAAACAGTTGCTGCAATTATTGCAACACAAAAGATGTTGAATGTGGTTACAGCCCAATAA
- a CDS encoding GLPGLI family protein, translating into MRKTFLFLALLNTIIMFSQLKGIANYGYIEALDIGYAKGLDSNAYIIFNREQSYYVTAKDSLEKPEKINEKRTFQSEDGGQTSSYNGMKVSPLGDQVVYHIQKNTMWSNFLYRKQIYIKEIAPKINWTIEKETKKIGNFTCKRATAIFRGRNYTAWYSPEIAVPFGPWKLNGLPGLILEAYDVNKFVYWYFKNIEYPTKNKESVKYISIPKGITFKSNEEFKIFQKEQINIIKDKQKLAKKIYPDVQFGAPQLSNMFVEFE; encoded by the coding sequence ATGAGAAAAACATTTTTATTTCTTGCTCTTTTAAACACTATAATTATGTTTTCACAACTAAAGGGCATAGCCAATTATGGCTATATTGAAGCTTTAGATATTGGATACGCAAAAGGACTAGACAGCAATGCATATATTATTTTTAATAGGGAACAATCCTATTACGTAACCGCAAAAGATAGTCTTGAAAAACCTGAAAAAATTAATGAAAAGAGAACATTTCAAAGTGAAGATGGCGGACAGACATCTAGTTACAATGGAATGAAAGTAAGTCCACTAGGCGATCAAGTCGTTTATCACATACAAAAAAATACCATGTGGTCAAATTTCTTATACAGAAAACAAATTTATATAAAAGAAATAGCCCCAAAAATAAATTGGACAATTGAAAAAGAAACAAAAAAAATTGGAAATTTTACATGCAAAAGAGCAACAGCAATATTTAGAGGTAGAAATTATACTGCCTGGTATAGTCCAGAAATAGCTGTCCCTTTTGGTCCATGGAAGTTAAATGGTCTACCAGGGCTAATTCTTGAAGCTTATGATGTCAATAAATTTGTTTATTGGTACTTTAAAAATATTGAATATCCAACAAAAAACAAAGAGTCCGTAAAATATATAAGTATTCCCAAAGGAATTACGTTTAAATCGAACGAAGAGTTTAAAATTTTCCAAAAAGAACAAATAAACATAATAAAAGACAAACAAAAATTAGCTAAAAAAATATATCCAGATGTACAATTTGGCGCTCCTCAATTGTCAAATATGTTCGTTGAATTCGAATAA
- a CDS encoding 30S ribosomal protein S16: MSVKIRLQRHGKKQKPFYWVVAADARSKRDGKYLEKIGTYNPNTNPATIELNLDSAVKWLHNGAQPTDTAKAILSYKGALLKHHLDGGIRKGALTQEQADAKLAAWLEAKAGKVDAKKEGLTKAQAADKAKAFKAEQEVNAKRLAAAAQAEADAIAAATPAVEEEVAEVEAEEAPAAEENNETTEA; encoded by the coding sequence ATGTCAGTAAAAATTAGATTACAAAGACACGGTAAAAAACAAAAGCCTTTTTACTGGGTTGTAGCTGCAGATGCACGCTCAAAAAGAGATGGTAAATACCTAGAAAAAATTGGTACTTACAATCCAAACACTAACCCAGCTACTATCGAATTGAACCTTGATAGCGCAGTAAAATGGTTGCACAATGGTGCTCAACCTACTGATACTGCTAAAGCAATTCTTTCTTACAAAGGTGCTTTATTGAAACACCACCTTGATGGAGGTATTCGTAAAGGAGCTTTAACTCAAGAACAAGCTGATGCAAAATTAGCTGCTTGGTTAGAAGCTAAAGCTGGAAAAGTTGACGCTAAAAAAGAAGGATTGACTAAAGCACAAGCTGCTGATAAAGCAAAAGCTTTCAAAGCAGAACAAGAAGTGAATGCAAAACGTTTAGCAGCTGCCGCTCAAGCAGAGGCTGATGCTATTGCTGCCGCAACTCCAGCTGTTGAAGAAGAAGTTGCTGAAGTTGAAGCTGAAGAAGCTCCTGCTGCAGAAGAAAATAACGAAACAACTGAAGCATAA
- the leuC gene encoding 3-isopropylmalate dehydratase large subunit: MSTTLFDKVWDSHVVRKIEDGPDVFFIDRHFIHEVTSPVAFLGLKERGISVLYPERTFATADHNTPTINQHLPVADALSANQLKALEDNAAEYGISHWGLGHQKNGIVHVVGPENGITLPGATIVCGDSHTSTHGAFGAIAFGIGTSEVEMVMATQCIMQPKPKKMRINVNGTLSKGVGPKDVALYIISKLTTSGGTGYFAEYAGNVFEDMSMEGRMTVCNLSIEMGARGGMIAPDQKTFDFLEGRLYAPKGEAWTKAVEYWKTLKTDADAIFDAELNIDAADIEPMITYGTNPGMGIGISKNIPNANQVEGGEETYKKSLAYMGFEENDVMIGKPIDFVFLGSCTNGRIEDFRAFTEIVKGRKKADNVTAWLVPGSHVVEAQIKEEGLLDILTEAGFVLRQPGCSACLAMNDDKVPAGKYAVSTSNRNFEGRQGPGSRTLLASPIMAAAAAVTGKLTDPRDLF, from the coding sequence ATGAGTACTACATTATTTGACAAAGTATGGGATTCGCATGTTGTGCGTAAAATTGAAGATGGACCAGATGTGTTTTTTATTGACCGTCATTTCATCCATGAAGTTACTAGTCCTGTAGCTTTTTTAGGTTTAAAAGAAAGAGGGATTTCGGTTTTATACCCTGAACGCACTTTTGCAACTGCCGATCACAATACACCAACAATAAACCAACACTTGCCAGTTGCAGACGCATTATCTGCCAATCAATTAAAAGCATTGGAAGATAACGCAGCAGAATATGGTATTTCTCACTGGGGATTAGGTCACCAAAAAAATGGAATTGTCCACGTTGTAGGTCCTGAAAATGGAATTACTTTACCGGGTGCGACAATCGTTTGTGGAGATTCACACACTTCTACACATGGTGCTTTTGGAGCTATTGCTTTTGGTATCGGAACTTCTGAGGTTGAAATGGTTATGGCTACTCAATGTATCATGCAGCCCAAACCAAAGAAAATGCGTATCAACGTAAACGGAACTTTAAGTAAAGGTGTAGGACCTAAAGATGTGGCTTTGTATATCATTTCAAAATTGACTACTTCTGGAGGTACAGGATATTTCGCAGAATATGCAGGAAATGTTTTTGAAGACATGTCTATGGAAGGGCGTATGACCGTTTGTAACTTGAGTATCGAAATGGGTGCTCGTGGTGGTATGATTGCTCCAGACCAAAAAACATTTGACTTTTTAGAAGGAAGATTATACGCTCCAAAAGGCGAAGCTTGGACAAAAGCAGTTGAATATTGGAAAACGTTAAAAACTGATGCTGACGCAATTTTTGATGCAGAATTGAATATCGACGCAGCTGATATTGAACCAATGATTACTTATGGTACAAATCCTGGAATGGGAATTGGTATCTCAAAAAATATTCCAAACGCTAACCAAGTAGAAGGTGGTGAGGAAACTTATAAAAAATCTTTAGCCTACATGGGCTTTGAAGAAAATGACGTGATGATTGGCAAACCAATTGATTTTGTTTTTCTTGGAAGTTGCACCAATGGTAGAATTGAAGATTTTAGAGCTTTTACAGAAATTGTAAAAGGAAGAAAAAAAGCAGATAATGTTACGGCTTGGTTAGTTCCAGGTTCTCACGTAGTAGAAGCACAGATTAAAGAAGAAGGTCTTTTAGACATTCTTACTGAAGCTGGTTTTGTATTGCGTCAGCCAGGTTGTTCCGCTTGTTTAGCGATGAATGATGACAAAGTACCAGCTGGAAAATATGCAGTAAGTACTTCAAACAGAAACTTCGAAGGTCGTCAAGGTCCTGGTTCAAGAACTTTGTTAGCTTCTCCAATTATGGCAGCAGCAGCAGCAGTTACTGGAAAACTAACAGACCCTAGAGATTTGTTTTAA
- a CDS encoding carboxypeptidase-like regulatory domain-containing protein, with amino-acid sequence MQKILFLLLFLSFSLFSQEIKLSGTAKDNYNRSIESASVVILDSTENTLTYSYTDENGNYSLLFIKPRNNKITITVSCLGYSKKEVQLDLTSEKSISQSFILEEKLESLKELVIEVNQKIKIDRDTTTIKVASFGNKTEQTLEDILKKMPGIEVQNDGSIKAHGKPIDKLLIEGEDLFDKNYKLLSKNLDAKVLDAVQIIDGFEDNPILKKLSNSDKVALNLKLKKDKQNIWFGNIMVGSGIVTENRWKEGINLGLLKKKIKLFYLADYNNSGEKATDQVSKAITENNLFGKDRLEKTVQNHYNISSNENSSFSKSQSVFNKALYNSLSFTKKLKPNITMRGVGYFASDNQKQNSLSKTIFNIGANPILNTETNLYQSKKILSSGELELKYFANEDNYLTNLLIYKNNPNSINADLIFNKSQIDQAYKDKKQTFYNHLNHSYRISDTKILNNYIYLGNDLINQKSKITSPFLNQFLNASPDALASQIAHNSILYFGIKSKLISRYRKLEYTIGLKYENSKEILNNNFIIENNHTIDYENHTTLKQNIFSVENAIRYNFSRKIDFTASLNYTQNRFDTNSTINNISIFNPKASLNIKKTSLGNFTFSYADNNNLPEINYLTTNSQLTDYRSFRKGKTYDGLLKNKVLSFSHTLFNDKKRFSISSYFFYLKSEKIFNSESTITNNFNFENYILTKGGDSYNENFNIVNYFRTIKLATKLETFQNWNTNPTKVNSSEFSSLKSYNSTYKFSGTTYLKLPINFDFGVNYNYFQSKFNGVLTKNETTDFFINSNYKISKTWLAEINSTYYQMNNNNNNYSFINAVINYNPEESRFSYRMILNNLTNENEFTLVSLDNYTSYKSTIKLVPRYFLFTAKYRF; translated from the coding sequence ATGCAAAAAATCCTATTCCTTTTATTATTTTTATCTTTTTCACTTTTTTCACAAGAAATAAAATTGTCTGGTACAGCAAAAGACAATTACAACAGAAGCATCGAAAGTGCTTCTGTTGTGATTTTAGATAGTACTGAAAACACACTAACCTATTCGTATACTGATGAAAACGGAAATTACAGTTTACTCTTTATAAAACCCCGAAATAATAAAATAACTATTACAGTTTCCTGTTTGGGTTATTCAAAAAAAGAAGTACAACTAGATTTAACCTCAGAAAAAAGCATTTCTCAATCTTTTATTTTGGAAGAAAAATTAGAATCCCTTAAAGAACTAGTCATTGAAGTCAATCAAAAAATAAAAATAGACAGAGACACCACTACAATAAAAGTGGCGTCATTTGGAAACAAAACTGAACAAACCCTAGAGGATATTCTAAAAAAAATGCCTGGGATTGAAGTTCAAAATGATGGTTCCATAAAAGCACACGGAAAACCTATTGACAAATTATTGATTGAAGGCGAAGATTTATTTGATAAAAACTATAAATTATTATCTAAAAACCTTGACGCAAAAGTGCTTGATGCAGTACAGATTATTGATGGTTTTGAAGACAATCCAATTTTGAAAAAATTAAGCAACTCAGACAAAGTTGCGCTGAACTTAAAACTCAAAAAAGACAAACAAAACATTTGGTTTGGAAATATTATGGTTGGTTCAGGTATTGTCACTGAAAACCGCTGGAAAGAAGGAATTAATTTAGGATTGCTAAAAAAGAAAATTAAACTTTTCTATTTAGCAGATTATAATAATTCTGGTGAAAAAGCAACCGATCAGGTGAGTAAAGCGATTACAGAAAACAACTTGTTTGGCAAAGACAGATTAGAGAAAACAGTCCAAAATCATTACAACATTAGCAGTAACGAAAATAGCTCTTTCAGTAAATCACAAAGTGTTTTTAATAAAGCTTTGTACAATTCTCTAAGTTTTACAAAAAAATTAAAGCCTAATATTACTATGCGTGGTGTTGGCTATTTTGCAAGCGATAATCAAAAACAAAACTCACTATCAAAAACTATTTTTAACATTGGAGCAAATCCAATTTTGAATACTGAAACAAATTTATATCAAAGTAAAAAGATATTATCATCAGGAGAGTTAGAATTAAAATATTTCGCAAATGAAGATAACTATTTAACAAACCTATTGATTTATAAAAACAATCCAAACAGTATTAATGCAGATTTGATTTTCAACAAAAGTCAAATTGATCAAGCGTATAAAGACAAAAAACAAACTTTTTACAACCATCTAAATCATAGTTATAGAATATCTGACACCAAAATTTTAAATAATTATATTTATCTCGGGAATGATCTAATTAATCAAAAAAGCAAAATTACTTCTCCATTTTTAAATCAGTTTTTAAATGCTAGTCCAGATGCTTTAGCTTCGCAAATTGCACATAATTCTATTTTATATTTTGGGATAAAAAGCAAACTAATTTCCCGGTATAGAAAACTCGAATATACAATTGGCTTAAAATATGAGAATAGCAAGGAAATACTGAACAACAACTTCATAATAGAAAACAATCACACTATTGATTATGAAAATCATACCACATTAAAGCAGAACATTTTTTCTGTTGAAAACGCCATCCGATACAACTTTTCCAGAAAAATTGATTTTACAGCCAGTTTAAACTATACCCAAAATCGTTTTGATACTAATTCTACAATAAACAATATCTCTATATTTAATCCAAAAGCTTCCTTAAACATTAAGAAAACTAGTCTGGGGAATTTTACTTTTAGTTATGCTGATAATAATAATTTACCAGAAATAAATTATTTAACAACTAATTCTCAATTAACCGATTATAGAAGTTTTAGAAAAGGAAAAACCTATGATGGACTTTTAAAAAACAAAGTACTCTCCTTTTCTCATACTTTATTTAATGATAAAAAACGATTTTCAATAAGTTCTTATTTTTTCTATTTAAAATCTGAAAAAATATTTAACAGTGAAAGTACAATTACGAATAATTTTAATTTTGAAAATTACATACTCACCAAAGGGGGGGATAGTTATAATGAAAATTTTAATATAGTAAATTATTTTAGAACAATAAAATTAGCGACAAAACTTGAAACTTTTCAAAATTGGAATACAAACCCAACAAAAGTAAATAGTTCAGAATTTAGCTCCCTAAAAAGTTACAATAGTACTTACAAATTTTCCGGAACTACCTATTTGAAACTTCCAATAAATTTTGACTTTGGTGTAAATTACAATTATTTTCAATCAAAATTTAATGGGGTTTTGACGAAAAACGAAACAACCGATTTTTTTATAAATAGCAATTATAAAATATCAAAAACATGGTTAGCTGAAATAAACAGTACCTATTATCAAATGAATAATAATAATAATAATTATTCGTTTATTAATGCTGTTATAAATTACAATCCAGAAGAAAGCAGGTTTTCTTATCGAATGATATTAAACAATTTAACTAATGAAAACGAATTTACTTTAGTATCTTTAGATAATTATACTTCTTATAAATCAACAATTAAACTAGTACCACGATATTTCTTATTCACTGCAAAATATAGGTTTTAA